In the genome of Saprospira sp. CCB-QB6, one region contains:
- a CDS encoding metal-dependent hydrolase — protein sequence MKITYYGHSAFMVELGGKKLLFDPFITPNPLAQEASISADDLEPDYILLSHGHADHVSDAVSIAQRTGAKVVAIYEVAEWLQKQGIENTHPMNIGGKWNFGEFTVHCTTAVHSSALPDGSYGGNPMGFVISSNDGTFYFAGDTALTMDMKLIPMLYPKLDFALLPIGDNFTMSYEHAIIASDFIECNTIVGVHFDTFGFITIDHKEAKAAFEAKGKNLFIPKAGMSFSIQKG from the coding sequence ATGAAAATCACCTACTACGGCCACTCTGCTTTTATGGTAGAATTAGGCGGTAAAAAACTACTTTTTGATCCCTTTATTACCCCAAATCCCCTAGCCCAAGAAGCTAGCATTTCTGCAGATGATTTGGAACCCGATTATATTTTACTCTCGCACGGACATGCCGATCATGTCAGCGATGCCGTGAGTATTGCCCAACGCACTGGCGCTAAGGTGGTCGCTATCTATGAGGTGGCCGAATGGCTACAAAAACAAGGAATCGAAAATACTCACCCCATGAATATCGGCGGCAAATGGAATTTTGGCGAGTTTACGGTCCATTGCACCACTGCCGTCCACTCTTCTGCCCTGCCCGATGGCAGCTATGGCGGCAACCCCATGGGCTTCGTCATTAGCTCCAATGATGGGACCTTCTACTTTGCCGGAGATACGGCCCTAACTATGGATATGAAGCTGATTCCTATGCTCTATCCCAAACTCGATTTTGCCCTGCTCCCTATCGGTGACAATTTTACAATGAGCTACGAACATGCCATCATTGCCTCCGATTTTATCGAATGTAATACAATCGTCGGTGTCCATTTCGATACTTTTGGCTTTATTACTATCGATCATAAAGAAGCTAAAGCCGCCTTTGAAGCTAAAGGCAAAAACCTCTTTATCCCTAAAGCTGGAATGAGCTTTTCTATCCAAAAAGGATAA